From Argopecten irradians isolate NY chromosome 2, Ai_NY, whole genome shotgun sequence, the proteins below share one genomic window:
- the LOC138315325 gene encoding AKT-interacting protein-like isoform X2 gives MSQSPQAASSTPTEPMVKETSKECRKLPSIPDSQTPTTMAARPKQTHGSNVKANTNSYGPFMLEYSLMAEYNLLMQQKIPGCYAIPSAMSSLVWYGVLFIRQGLYQEGAFKFTIIIPDNFPNGECPSLVFDLPVFHPLVDPLTGQLDVKRAFQKWRRNVNHVWQVLLYARRVFYKIDSKSPLNKEAAELYEADLDCFKTQVSISVQKSKEQLNDPVKSDDPHCLRFSPLDPSVHDDTRQQMLKMKVIGSDVISEENNSSFDAVKLKENESDITTRNGAPPPVSTKGLSWMKPGSVKIFSRDYPA, from the exons ATGTCACAAAGTCCCCAG GCGGCATCCAGTACTCCCACAGAACCAATGGTAAAGGAAACGAGCAAGGAATGCAGGAAACTCCCATCTATCCCTGATTCACAGACTCCGACAACTATGGCAGCCCGCCCTAAACAGACACATGGCTCTAATGTCAAGGCAAACACCAACAGTTATGGACCATTCATGTTGGAGTATTCCCTAATGGCTGAATA TAATTTATTAATGCAGCAGAAAATTCCAGGATGTTATGCAATTCCCTCTGCGATGTCCTCTcttg TATGGTACGGTGTATTGTTCATCAGACAAGGCCTATACCAGGAAGGGGCATTCAAGTTTACCATTATCATTCCAGACAACTTTCCTAATGGCGAATGCCCT agtctagtctttgatttaccAGTCTTTCATCCTCTGGTTGACCCATTAACAGGACAACTAGATGTCAAGCGTGCATTCCAGAAATGGAG GAGGAATGTCAACCATGTGTGGCAGGTCCTCTTGTATGCACGACGAGTTTTCTACAAAATCGACAGCAAATCTCCGCTCAACAAGGAGGCTGCTGAACT ATACGAAGCTGACCTGGATTGTTTCAAAACGCAAGTCAGTATATCGGTGCAGAAAAGTAAGGAACAACTAAATGATCCTGTGAAGTCAGATGATCCACATTGCCTTAG GTTTAGTCCATTGGATCCCTCGGTCCATGATGACACCCGACAACAAATGCTGAAGATGAAGGTAATAGGGTCAG ATGTAATAAGTGAAGAAAACAATTCTTCTTTTGACGCTGTTAAGTTAAAA GAAAACGAAAGTGATATCACAACCAGAAATGGGGCCCCTCCTCCAGTCTCCACTAAAGGTCTCTCGTGGATGAAGCCAGGAAGTGTAAAGATTTTCTCCAGAGATTATCCAGCGTAA
- the LOC138315325 gene encoding AKT-interacting protein-like isoform X3, which yields MSQSPQAASSTPTEPMVKETSKECRKLPSIPDSQTPTTMAARPKQTHGSNVKANTNSYGPFMLEYSLMAEYNLLMQQKIPGCYAIPSAMSSLVWYGVLFIRQGLYQEGAFKFTIIIPDNFPNGECPSLVFDLPVFHPLVDPLTGQLDVKRAFQKWRRNVNHVWQVLLYARRVFYKIDSKSPLNKEAAELYEADLDCFKTQVSISVQKSKEQLNDPVKSDDPHCLRFSPLDPSVHDDTRQQMLKMKENESDITTRNGAPPPVSTKGLSWMKPGSVKIFSRDYPA from the exons ATGTCACAAAGTCCCCAG GCGGCATCCAGTACTCCCACAGAACCAATGGTAAAGGAAACGAGCAAGGAATGCAGGAAACTCCCATCTATCCCTGATTCACAGACTCCGACAACTATGGCAGCCCGCCCTAAACAGACACATGGCTCTAATGTCAAGGCAAACACCAACAGTTATGGACCATTCATGTTGGAGTATTCCCTAATGGCTGAATA TAATTTATTAATGCAGCAGAAAATTCCAGGATGTTATGCAATTCCCTCTGCGATGTCCTCTcttg TATGGTACGGTGTATTGTTCATCAGACAAGGCCTATACCAGGAAGGGGCATTCAAGTTTACCATTATCATTCCAGACAACTTTCCTAATGGCGAATGCCCT agtctagtctttgatttaccAGTCTTTCATCCTCTGGTTGACCCATTAACAGGACAACTAGATGTCAAGCGTGCATTCCAGAAATGGAG GAGGAATGTCAACCATGTGTGGCAGGTCCTCTTGTATGCACGACGAGTTTTCTACAAAATCGACAGCAAATCTCCGCTCAACAAGGAGGCTGCTGAACT ATACGAAGCTGACCTGGATTGTTTCAAAACGCAAGTCAGTATATCGGTGCAGAAAAGTAAGGAACAACTAAATGATCCTGTGAAGTCAGATGATCCACATTGCCTTAG GTTTAGTCCATTGGATCCCTCGGTCCATGATGACACCCGACAACAAATGCTGAAGATGAAG GAAAACGAAAGTGATATCACAACCAGAAATGGGGCCCCTCCTCCAGTCTCCACTAAAGGTCTCTCGTGGATGAAGCCAGGAAGTGTAAAGATTTTCTCCAGAGATTATCCAGCGTAA
- the LOC138315325 gene encoding AKT-interacting protein-like isoform X4 — translation MSQSPQAASSTPTEPMVKETSKECRKLPSIPDSQTPTTMAARPKQTHGSNVKANTNSYGPFMLEYSLMAEYNLLMQQKIPGCYAIPSAMSSLVWYGVLFIRQGLYQEGAFKFTIIIPDNFPNGECPSLVFDLPVFHPLVDPLTGQLDVKRAFQKWRRNVNHVWQVLLYARRVFYKIDSKSPLNKEAAELYEADLDCFKTQVSISVQKSKEQLNDPVKSDDPHCLRFSPLDPSVHDDTRQQMLKMKVIGSGKRK, via the exons ATGTCACAAAGTCCCCAG GCGGCATCCAGTACTCCCACAGAACCAATGGTAAAGGAAACGAGCAAGGAATGCAGGAAACTCCCATCTATCCCTGATTCACAGACTCCGACAACTATGGCAGCCCGCCCTAAACAGACACATGGCTCTAATGTCAAGGCAAACACCAACAGTTATGGACCATTCATGTTGGAGTATTCCCTAATGGCTGAATA TAATTTATTAATGCAGCAGAAAATTCCAGGATGTTATGCAATTCCCTCTGCGATGTCCTCTcttg TATGGTACGGTGTATTGTTCATCAGACAAGGCCTATACCAGGAAGGGGCATTCAAGTTTACCATTATCATTCCAGACAACTTTCCTAATGGCGAATGCCCT agtctagtctttgatttaccAGTCTTTCATCCTCTGGTTGACCCATTAACAGGACAACTAGATGTCAAGCGTGCATTCCAGAAATGGAG GAGGAATGTCAACCATGTGTGGCAGGTCCTCTTGTATGCACGACGAGTTTTCTACAAAATCGACAGCAAATCTCCGCTCAACAAGGAGGCTGCTGAACT ATACGAAGCTGACCTGGATTGTTTCAAAACGCAAGTCAGTATATCGGTGCAGAAAAGTAAGGAACAACTAAATGATCCTGTGAAGTCAGATGATCCACATTGCCTTAG GTTTAGTCCATTGGATCCCTCGGTCCATGATGACACCCGACAACAAATGCTGAAGATGAAGGTAATAGGGTCAG GAAAACGAAAGTGA
- the LOC138315325 gene encoding AKT-interacting protein-like isoform X1, producing the protein MSQSPQAASSTPTEPMVKETSKECRKLPSIPDSQTPTTMAARPKQTHGSNVKANTNSYGPFMLEYSLMAEYNLLMQQKIPGCYAIPSAMSSLVWYGVLFIRQGLYQEGAFKFTIIIPDNFPNGECPSLVFDLPVFHPLVDPLTGQLDVKRAFQKWRRNVNHVWQVLLYARRVFYKIDSKSPLNKEAAELYEADLDCFKTQVSISVQKSKEQLNDPVKSDDPHCLRFSPLDPSVHDDTRQQMLKMKVIGSDVISEENNSSFDAVKLKVGNISLQMVALYLITLLMSQHINLLPFNSKTRYTCKVLIPHPAAYLMESRCITTRVSLLFREFQTPWGSQLPGIDCRSVVFLQLCTLQL; encoded by the exons ATGTCACAAAGTCCCCAG GCGGCATCCAGTACTCCCACAGAACCAATGGTAAAGGAAACGAGCAAGGAATGCAGGAAACTCCCATCTATCCCTGATTCACAGACTCCGACAACTATGGCAGCCCGCCCTAAACAGACACATGGCTCTAATGTCAAGGCAAACACCAACAGTTATGGACCATTCATGTTGGAGTATTCCCTAATGGCTGAATA TAATTTATTAATGCAGCAGAAAATTCCAGGATGTTATGCAATTCCCTCTGCGATGTCCTCTcttg TATGGTACGGTGTATTGTTCATCAGACAAGGCCTATACCAGGAAGGGGCATTCAAGTTTACCATTATCATTCCAGACAACTTTCCTAATGGCGAATGCCCT agtctagtctttgatttaccAGTCTTTCATCCTCTGGTTGACCCATTAACAGGACAACTAGATGTCAAGCGTGCATTCCAGAAATGGAG GAGGAATGTCAACCATGTGTGGCAGGTCCTCTTGTATGCACGACGAGTTTTCTACAAAATCGACAGCAAATCTCCGCTCAACAAGGAGGCTGCTGAACT ATACGAAGCTGACCTGGATTGTTTCAAAACGCAAGTCAGTATATCGGTGCAGAAAAGTAAGGAACAACTAAATGATCCTGTGAAGTCAGATGATCCACATTGCCTTAG GTTTAGTCCATTGGATCCCTCGGTCCATGATGACACCCGACAACAAATGCTGAAGATGAAGGTAATAGGGTCAG ATGTAATAAGTGAAGAAAACAATTCTTCTTTTGACGCTGTTAAGTTAAAAGTAGGTAACATATCCTTACAAATGGTTGCACTTTACCTCATCACATTGTTAATGTCCCAACACATCAACCTACTGCCTTTCAACAGTAAAACTAGGTACACATGTAAGGTGTTAATACCTCACCCTGCTGCATACCTAATGGAGTCCAGATGCATTACCACTAGGGTTTCACTTCTGTTTAGGGAGTTCCAAACCCCATGGGGCAGTCAattgccaggtattgactgtaggtcagtggtttttcttcaGCTATGTACACTGCAATTATAA